One part of the Hydrogenobacter sp. T-2 genome encodes these proteins:
- the fbp gene encoding fructose-1,6-bisphosphate aldolase/phosphatase, with product MRLTLSVIKADIGGYVGHSSAHPEVVEKVKEIGLREVEKGNLIDCQVLVCGDDIALVMTHQHGVDSELVHGIAWKAFEEGTQVAKRLKLYGAGQDLLSDTFSGNVKGMGPGVAEMEFEERPSEPVIVFFADKTAPSAWSLPLYEMFADPMVCAGLVIDPKMHDGFTFEVLDTFTGKAVKLSTPTELYDLLALIGTVERYAVKSVWRNSDGEIGAVASTQRLSLIAGKYVGKDDPVMIVRSQSGFPAIGEILEPFARPWIVEGWMRGSHNGPLMPVSFRHATPSRFDGPPRVIAAGYQIANGKLIGPRDLFDDPAFDKAREQAQIIADILRRQGIFEPHRLPSEEMEYTTLPKILKKLEERFYDLEEGKKAPTGEEHHTETD from the coding sequence ATGAGGCTAACTTTGAGCGTGATAAAAGCAGACATAGGGGGTTATGTGGGGCACTCTTCCGCACATCCTGAGGTGGTGGAAAAGGTCAAGGAGATAGGTTTAAGGGAGGTAGAGAAGGGAAACCTCATTGACTGTCAGGTGCTTGTGTGTGGCGATGATATTGCTCTTGTGATGACCCACCAGCATGGAGTGGATAGTGAGCTTGTGCATGGTATAGCTTGGAAAGCCTTTGAAGAGGGAACGCAGGTAGCCAAAAGGCTCAAGCTCTACGGTGCAGGTCAAGACCTGCTTTCTGATACCTTTTCTGGCAATGTGAAGGGTATGGGTCCTGGTGTGGCGGAGATGGAGTTTGAAGAAAGACCCTCTGAACCTGTAATAGTCTTCTTTGCGGACAAGACCGCACCAAGCGCGTGGAGCTTACCCCTTTACGAGATGTTTGCTGACCCCATGGTCTGTGCAGGTCTTGTTATAGACCCTAAGATGCATGATGGCTTTACCTTTGAGGTGCTTGATACCTTCACCGGCAAGGCGGTAAAGCTCTCTACACCAACGGAGCTGTATGACCTTCTTGCACTTATTGGAACTGTGGAACGCTATGCGGTAAAAAGTGTTTGGAGAAACTCTGACGGAGAAATAGGCGCGGTTGCCTCTACTCAAAGGCTTTCCTTAATCGCTGGCAAGTATGTGGGCAAAGATGACCCTGTTATGATAGTGAGGTCTCAGTCCGGTTTTCCTGCCATAGGTGAGATACTTGAGCCCTTTGCAAGACCTTGGATAGTGGAGGGTTGGATGAGAGGTTCTCACAATGGACCCCTTATGCCCGTATCCTTCAGGCATGCCACTCCCTCAAGGTTTGACGGACCTCCAAGGGTTATCGCCGCAGGATATCAGATAGCCAACGGCAAACTCATAGGTCCAAGAGACCTCTTTGATGACCCAGCCTTTGACAAGGCAAGAGAACAAGCCCAGATAATCGCAGACATCCTCAGGCGTCAAGGGATATTTGAACCTCATAGACTGCCTTCAGAAGAGATGGAATACACCACACTGCCTAAAATACTCAAAAAGCTTGAGGAACGCTTTTATGACTTGGAGGAAGGCAAAAAAGCCCCAACTGGTGAGGAACACCACACGGAGACGGACTAA
- a CDS encoding sulfite exporter TauE/SafE family protein, whose product MIPFFVVSFAWFFQSITGFGAGIFIIGILSMLYDPKMVVVSSAIFNLFGTLSLLYQNRKGKIEPKLLFSLIAGSVPGIFLGAYLLDKADTKTLKLTIGAFILALGVYNLLVQRGLLKVRLGRHMAFPVGFLGGLFAGLMGMGGPPPLVFLSQHLFDPYSIRLMLNLYFTSNILIRLSFYQNFDLLSLDWQFIAMGLAGLVFGTLTGGLLAKRLPSKVYASGASFAVILLGIVLLIIAELGL is encoded by the coding sequence ATGATACCCTTTTTTGTTGTCTCCTTTGCTTGGTTTTTTCAATCTATAACAGGTTTTGGAGCTGGGATATTCATAATAGGTATTCTTTCCATGTTGTATGACCCCAAGATGGTGGTTGTGTCCTCTGCCATTTTCAACCTCTTTGGAACTCTCAGCCTTTTGTATCAAAACAGGAAGGGAAAAATAGAGCCAAAGCTACTCTTTTCTCTAATAGCAGGTTCAGTGCCAGGAATATTCTTAGGTGCATATCTTTTGGACAAGGCAGACACAAAGACCCTAAAACTCACCATAGGAGCTTTTATCCTCGCTTTGGGAGTTTATAACCTGCTGGTCCAGAGGGGGCTTTTAAAAGTCAGGCTTGGCAGACATATGGCTTTTCCTGTGGGTTTTCTTGGTGGTCTTTTTGCAGGGCTTATGGGTATGGGAGGACCGCCACCCCTCGTTTTCCTTAGTCAGCACCTTTTTGACCCATACTCCATAAGGCTTATGCTTAATCTTTACTTTACTTCCAATATACTCATAAGGCTTAGCTTTTATCAAAACTTTGACCTACTTTCTCTTGACTGGCAGTTTATAGCTATGGGTCTTGCAGGGCTTGTTTTTGGAACACTAACGGGTGGACTTTTAGCTAAAAGGCTTCCTTCAAAGGTTTACGCTTCTGGTGCTTCTTTTGCGGTAATCTTACTGGGAATAGTGCTTTTAATTATTGCAGAGCTTGGCTTATAA
- the era gene encoding GTPase Era has protein sequence MKVGYVAIVGKPNVGKSTLLNQILGTKVSIISPKPGTTRIRVLGVKNIPEQAQIVFLDTPGIYRPRDALGEAMVQTASTSLEDADLILFMIDAEDGFRDEDRQVFEKYIKPYAENKPVFLLINKVDKVGGVENLLPLAEELSKEYPQIKEIIPISALKGYNTDELLKTIIKYLPEGEPLFPEDMVTDLPFRLMAAEIIREKVLLKVHQEIPQGVAVLITEVSEGKHDPSVLVIKADIVVDRENYKPIVIGKGGQRLKSIGKMAREELELITGRKVYLELFVRVKPDWKKRPELVKSFGYTL, from the coding sequence ATGAAGGTTGGTTATGTAGCTATCGTGGGCAAACCAAACGTGGGCAAATCCACATTGTTAAACCAAATATTAGGCACGAAGGTTTCCATTATATCTCCAAAGCCAGGGACTACACGCATAAGGGTGCTTGGTGTGAAAAACATACCAGAGCAGGCACAGATAGTTTTTTTAGATACCCCTGGCATATACAGACCAAGGGATGCACTGGGAGAGGCTATGGTGCAGACCGCAAGCACCTCTTTGGAGGATGCGGACCTTATACTCTTTATGATAGATGCGGAGGACGGCTTTAGAGATGAGGATAGGCAAGTCTTTGAAAAATACATAAAGCCCTATGCGGAAAACAAACCTGTTTTCCTCCTTATAAACAAGGTGGACAAGGTAGGAGGTGTAGAAAATCTCTTACCTCTTGCAGAAGAGCTTTCAAAGGAGTATCCGCAAATAAAAGAGATAATACCCATAAGTGCCTTAAAGGGCTATAACACAGATGAGCTTCTCAAGACCATAATAAAATACCTTCCAGAGGGTGAGCCACTATTCCCCGAGGATATGGTCACAGACCTACCCTTTAGGCTTATGGCTGCAGAGATAATAAGGGAGAAGGTCTTGTTAAAGGTTCACCAAGAAATCCCTCAGGGCGTGGCGGTGCTTATAACGGAAGTTTCTGAAGGAAAGCACGACCCGAGCGTCCTTGTCATAAAGGCGGACATTGTAGTAGACAGGGAAAACTACAAGCCTATAGTCATAGGCAAGGGCGGGCAGAGGCTAAAGTCCATAGGCAAGATGGCAAGAGAAGAGTTGGAGCTTATAACAGGCAGGAAGGTCTACCTTGAGCTTTTTGTAAGGGTAAAGCCAGATTGGAAGAAGAGACCAGAATTAGTCAAGAGTTTTGGATACACCCTCTGA
- a CDS encoding DUF302 domain-containing protein produces MLISYETNKSVDEVRQAIEEKAKEKGFGVMAVHEVSKVLENKGVPISYKCVIVEVCSPKHASKVLSTDPYISTAMPCRIAIFEENGKTVLSTIAPTEMLSMFERTDLEEIAQEVEELMEQIMEECL; encoded by the coding sequence ATGCTCATAAGCTATGAAACTAACAAAAGCGTTGATGAGGTAAGGCAAGCCATTGAAGAGAAGGCAAAAGAGAAGGGTTTTGGAGTTATGGCGGTTCATGAAGTTTCAAAGGTCTTGGAGAACAAAGGCGTGCCTATAAGCTACAAGTGTGTAATAGTTGAAGTCTGCTCTCCAAAACATGCCAGCAAAGTGCTCTCCACAGACCCATACATATCCACCGCCATGCCATGCAGGATAGCCATCTTTGAAGAGAACGGCAAGACGGTGCTAAGCACCATAGCTCCTACTGAAATGCTTTCCATGTTCGAAAGGACAGACCTGGAAGAGATAGCTCAAGAGGTGGAGGAGCTCATGGAGCAGATAATGGAGGAGTGCCTATGA
- a CDS encoding thioredoxin domain-containing protein — MPNRLINSKSPYLQKSAHQPVDWYEWSEEAFQKARQEDKPILLSIGGVWCHWCHVMAHESFEDPEIAKIINENFVPIKVDRDERPDIDRRYQEVVIALTNSGGWPLTVFLTPEGKAFFGGTYFPPEDLWGRPGFKSLLLRIAQLWKEDRARILKSAESIYESLMNYSKQNFKDPVDQDLLQRGISTLLANIDYQWGGIGSAPKFHHAKAFELLLYHNYFNPSPLLQRAITSSLDAMAKGGIYDHLLGGFFRYSTDEKWHIPHFEKMLYDNAELLSLYSIAYRVFGKELYKSIAEGIVNYYKLYGYDPQGGFYASQDADIGVLDEGGYYTFTQKEIESLLSPEELRVFSLYFGLADMPHEPHKKVLYVYMEEDEVSKATGLSPQEVKNLLESSKRKLLQHREKRQIPYIDKTLYTNWNALMVCGLCDYWKTFDDPWALESAEKTVKRILNQYYKDGMLFHTEGVDGFSEDYIFFCNALLSLYEITQDKTYLEVAVRIMKKTIDLFWDRDGWGFYDVAKEEGGLLKIRLKNLQDTPTQSANGSAGYTLLLLGTLTGDTTFIDYGEKTLQAFSRFVREVPMVSHSYLISLYAFLKGIYKVETRDFFEDSLRLFRPFKFVLRSEVEGLIICEGQTCQRFDNLNEILTGKG; from the coding sequence ATGCCAAATAGACTTATAAACTCAAAAAGTCCCTATCTGCAAAAATCTGCCCATCAGCCTGTTGACTGGTATGAGTGGTCCGAGGAGGCTTTCCAAAAGGCTAGGCAAGAAGACAAACCTATTTTGCTCTCCATTGGTGGTGTGTGGTGTCATTGGTGTCATGTGATGGCTCACGAAAGCTTTGAGGACCCAGAGATAGCCAAAATAATAAATGAGAACTTTGTGCCTATTAAGGTGGACAGGGATGAAAGACCAGACATAGACAGAAGATATCAGGAAGTGGTTATAGCCCTTACAAACTCCGGCGGTTGGCCCCTCACAGTGTTTCTAACGCCCGAGGGGAAAGCCTTTTTTGGAGGCACATACTTCCCACCAGAAGACCTATGGGGAAGACCAGGCTTTAAGAGTTTACTACTTAGGATAGCACAGCTTTGGAAGGAAGACAGAGCACGCATACTCAAGTCCGCAGAGAGCATATACGAAAGCCTTATGAACTACAGCAAGCAAAACTTCAAAGACCCAGTGGACCAAGACCTACTCCAAAGGGGAATATCCACACTACTTGCCAACATAGACTACCAATGGGGAGGTATAGGGTCTGCTCCCAAGTTTCATCATGCAAAAGCCTTTGAACTTCTCCTATATCATAACTACTTTAATCCATCACCTCTTTTGCAAAGGGCTATAACAAGCTCACTTGACGCCATGGCTAAGGGAGGAATATACGACCATCTACTTGGTGGCTTTTTTAGGTATTCTACCGACGAAAAATGGCACATACCACACTTTGAGAAGATGCTATATGACAACGCAGAGCTTTTGAGCCTATACTCCATAGCCTACAGGGTCTTTGGTAAGGAGCTTTACAAAAGTATTGCGGAAGGCATAGTAAACTACTATAAGCTCTACGGTTATGACCCGCAAGGAGGCTTTTATGCCTCTCAAGATGCAGACATAGGCGTGCTTGATGAGGGAGGATATTACACCTTTACGCAGAAGGAAATTGAGAGCCTCCTTAGTCCAGAGGAGCTAAGGGTTTTTAGCCTATACTTTGGTCTGGCGGACATGCCTCATGAACCACATAAGAAGGTGCTTTATGTATACATGGAGGAAGATGAGGTCTCAAAGGCAACAGGCTTAAGCCCTCAGGAAGTGAAAAACCTTTTAGAGTCTTCAAAGAGGAAACTCCTACAACACAGAGAAAAAAGGCAGATACCCTACATAGACAAAACCCTCTACACTAACTGGAACGCACTTATGGTGTGTGGACTGTGCGATTATTGGAAGACCTTTGATGACCCATGGGCTTTGGAATCTGCGGAGAAAACGGTAAAGAGGATACTAAACCAGTATTACAAGGATGGTATGCTCTTTCATACAGAGGGTGTGGATGGCTTTTCTGAAGACTACATTTTCTTCTGCAACGCACTTTTATCCCTCTATGAGATAACTCAGGACAAAACCTACTTAGAGGTCGCAGTGCGGATAATGAAAAAAACCATAGACCTCTTTTGGGATAGGGATGGGTGGGGATTTTATGACGTCGCAAAGGAGGAAGGCGGGCTTTTAAAGATTAGACTTAAAAACCTCCAAGATACACCCACCCAATCGGCAAACGGGTCCGCAGGCTACACACTACTGCTTTTGGGAACACTTACGGGAGATACCACCTTTATAGACTACGGGGAAAAAACCCTGCAGGCTTTTTCAAGGTTTGTAAGGGAAGTGCCTATGGTGTCTCACTCTTACCTTATAAGCCTGTATGCCTTCTTAAAGGGCATATACAAGGTGGAGACAAGGGATTTCTTTGAAGATTCCCTGAGGCTTTTCAGACCCTTTAAGTTTGTCCTTCGCTCTGAGGTGGAAGGGTTGATAATATGCGAGGGGCAAACCTGCCAACGGTTTGACAACCTTAACGAAATCTTAACAGGCAAGGGTTAA
- the mutL gene encoding DNA mismatch repair endonuclease MutL: MRINLLPEEVKSHIASGEVIESPAECVKELMENSLDAGATLVDVEVIKGGKRYISVRDNGTGIPSEDIHRAIMSGATSKIISLEDLQSLSTYGFRGEALHAISLVSKMVLRSRFFQEEVGKEIRVEGGRVVSEKLVGMPVGTHVEVYDLFYNLPVRSAFLQKEDMERRKVYKVFKALALANPKTAFRLRAEGKEIYHLKPAMDIKERAEEVFQVKLEHITKEEQSFKVDLLLPLNREGKDFFLFVNGRAVQNKSLSEYVRKAWGRTGLVLCYVRVPPYLLDVNIHPKKTEVKILKEGNLKNLIKSFLETRHKHTPAFLSQKRVEYQTEPEFIGIIDNTLIVAKLGDYLYFFDQHLLSERYNYEVLKMEEDKACRSSIKAGDKIDQKKARELLNLWLSFENREVCPHGRPIYYRIYLGDIYKKLQRG, from the coding sequence ATGCGTATAAATCTTCTGCCAGAAGAGGTAAAGAGCCACATAGCCTCTGGAGAGGTTATAGAAAGTCCAGCGGAATGCGTCAAAGAGCTCATGGAAAACTCCCTTGATGCGGGTGCTACCCTTGTGGATGTGGAAGTGATAAAGGGTGGCAAGAGGTATATAAGCGTGCGAGATAACGGCACAGGAATACCATCAGAGGACATACACAGGGCTATCATGAGTGGTGCAACCAGCAAAATAATAAGCCTTGAAGACCTTCAAAGCCTCTCCACTTATGGCTTTAGAGGTGAAGCCCTTCATGCCATCAGCCTTGTAAGTAAGATGGTTCTTAGGTCAAGGTTCTTTCAGGAAGAGGTGGGTAAAGAGATAAGAGTTGAGGGCGGGAGGGTAGTAAGTGAAAAACTTGTCGGCATGCCCGTGGGAACACATGTGGAAGTTTACGACCTTTTCTACAACCTACCTGTAAGGAGTGCCTTTCTACAAAAGGAAGACATGGAAAGAAGGAAAGTATACAAGGTTTTTAAAGCCCTTGCCTTGGCAAACCCAAAGACCGCCTTTCGCTTGAGAGCGGAAGGAAAAGAAATATACCATCTCAAGCCTGCTATGGATATAAAGGAACGAGCGGAAGAAGTTTTTCAAGTTAAGTTGGAGCATATAACAAAAGAAGAGCAATCCTTTAAAGTTGACTTACTACTTCCCTTAAACAGAGAGGGAAAAGATTTTTTCCTTTTTGTAAATGGTAGAGCTGTGCAGAACAAGAGCCTGTCTGAGTATGTTAGAAAAGCGTGGGGCAGGACTGGTTTGGTGCTCTGTTACGTGCGGGTGCCTCCCTACCTTTTGGATGTAAACATCCATCCTAAGAAAACAGAAGTGAAAATCCTCAAGGAAGGTAATTTAAAAAACCTCATAAAGTCCTTTCTGGAAACAAGGCACAAACACACACCTGCCTTTTTATCTCAAAAAAGGGTAGAATACCAAACAGAACCAGAGTTTATTGGTATAATAGATAACACGCTAATCGTGGCTAAGTTGGGAGATTATCTTTATTTCTTTGACCAGCATTTGCTTTCAGAAAGGTATAATTACGAGGTTCTTAAGATGGAAGAGGACAAGGCTTGTAGGTCTTCCATAAAAGCAGGAGACAAGATTGACCAAAAGAAGGCAAGAGAGCTTTTAAACCTGTGGCTTTCCTTTGAGAATAGGGAAGTGTGCCCTCATGGCAGACCCATATACTACCGCATATATCTTGGCGATATCTACAAAAAGCTCCAGAGAGGCTAA
- the hisF gene encoding imidazole glycerol phosphate synthase subunit HisF, with protein MLAKRIIPCLDVDKGRVVKGMRFLNLVDAGDPVEVSRLYEEQGADELVFLDITASAEDRKITLEVVRKVAEEVFMPFTVGGGVSSLEDMRKLLEAGADKVSINTSAVKNPQLIYEGAKRFGSQCIVVAIDAKRSENSWEVYIHGGRTPTGIDAIEWAKRVEGLGAGEILLTSMDMDGTKSGYDIELTRAVSESVNIPVIASGGAGSMEHFYDGFVLGGADACLAASLFHFREISIPELKAYLASRGVPVRVSA; from the coding sequence ATGTTAGCCAAGAGGATAATACCCTGTCTTGATGTTGACAAAGGAAGGGTGGTAAAGGGGATGAGGTTTTTAAACCTCGTGGACGCAGGAGACCCTGTGGAAGTTTCCCGCCTCTACGAGGAGCAAGGGGCGGATGAGCTGGTCTTTCTTGACATAACTGCCTCTGCAGAAGACAGGAAAATAACCCTTGAGGTTGTAAGAAAGGTAGCGGAGGAAGTTTTCATGCCTTTTACCGTGGGTGGTGGTGTCTCAAGCCTTGAGGATATGAGAAAACTCTTAGAAGCTGGTGCGGACAAGGTTTCAATAAACACCTCTGCGGTGAAAAACCCTCAGCTCATCTATGAGGGTGCAAAGAGGTTTGGCTCTCAGTGTATTGTGGTTGCCATAGATGCAAAAAGAAGTGAAAACAGCTGGGAGGTATACATACACGGTGGTAGAACTCCCACAGGTATTGACGCTATTGAGTGGGCAAAGAGGGTGGAAGGTCTTGGAGCGGGTGAGATACTGTTAACTTCTATGGATATGGACGGGACAAAGTCAGGCTACGATATAGAGCTAACAAGGGCTGTTTCTGAATCTGTAAACATACCCGTTATAGCCTCGGGTGGGGCTGGCTCAATGGAGCATTTTTACGATGGCTTTGTTCTTGGTGGTGCGGACGCATGCCTTGCGGCCTCTCTCTTTCACTTTAGAGAGATAAGCATACCAGAGCTAAAAGCCTACTTAGCCTCAAGAGGTGTGCCTGTAAGAGTATCCGCATAG
- a CDS encoding 2-oxoacid:acceptor oxidoreductase family protein: MTRRRVNIRMPALGGQGAVTAAHIIATAADYEGYYAVSNPFFGAEKRMAPAESYARIGMEPIYDRGEVVYPDVIMVFHPQVITMGKSYTMPFYSGIKKKGLIIINTEEDLLTDEDKERLEELEVKVFNFPATKFAIDIAGTELSTNMAMIGALFGSIGAVGVEAIEEGIKSRFLKKFVASGGTASLDSALERKFKKKLELIEKNLNTAKAAYELAQRWAQEQGLEPFLPPPPKKVAV, encoded by the coding sequence ATGACAAGGAGAAGGGTAAACATTCGTATGCCAGCCCTTGGAGGTCAAGGTGCAGTTACCGCTGCACACATAATAGCCACAGCAGCGGACTATGAAGGCTATTATGCAGTCTCTAACCCCTTCTTTGGTGCAGAGAAGAGAATGGCACCCGCAGAGAGTTATGCACGCATAGGAATGGAACCCATTTACGACAGAGGTGAAGTAGTATACCCAGATGTTATCATGGTCTTTCACCCTCAAGTTATCACCATGGGTAAATCCTACACCATGCCCTTCTACTCTGGCATAAAGAAAAAGGGTCTTATTATCATAAACACAGAGGAAGACTTGCTTACCGACGAGGACAAAGAAAGACTTGAAGAGCTTGAGGTAAAAGTATTTAACTTCCCTGCTACCAAGTTTGCTATAGACATAGCAGGCACAGAGCTTTCCACCAATATGGCTATGATAGGTGCCCTCTTTGGTTCCATAGGTGCGGTTGGTGTTGAGGCTATAGAAGAGGGTATAAAGTCAAGGTTCCTCAAGAAATTCGTAGCCTCTGGTGGAACCGCTTCTTTGGACTCTGCCCTTGAGAGAAAGTTCAAGAAAAAGTTAGAGCTAATAGAGAAAAACCTCAACACCGCAAAGGCTGCATATGAGCTTGCTCAAAGATGGGCACAAGAGCAAGGGCTTGAGCCTTTCCTTCCTCCTCCTCCCAAAAAGGTGGCGGTATAA
- a CDS encoding thiamine pyrophosphate-dependent enzyme produces the protein MSYKIYEINEDLLDVMPQEIRDLQFKATWGNPKRGVMDLPYSKELIEEHSLCAGCPESMALRYILASLPNPEDTIIVNSTGCTSLVFPHIALHTVHSLFGNQNAVASGIKRVLEWRFPDKVKDVVVLAGDGATVDIGLDCTLQSFFRQEKITTICFDNEVYANTGGQESGLTMKGHVFKMAPKGKQWDKVPMWQLAIDSGCHYVARLTVSSPKRVETVIKKAIYVAREVGPTYVHLYTPCILEIGLNSDDGLDEMRQRDKERFAFFEYVSEPAKEVIERKKEEGLL, from the coding sequence ATGTCATATAAGATTTACGAAATAAACGAAGACCTTTTGGACGTGATGCCTCAAGAGATAAGAGACCTTCAGTTTAAAGCTACCTGGGGCAACCCCAAGAGGGGTGTCATGGACTTGCCCTATTCGAAGGAGCTAATAGAGGAGCACTCTCTGTGTGCGGGATGCCCTGAGTCCATGGCTCTCAGATACATTCTTGCCTCTTTGCCAAACCCCGAGGATACCATAATAGTTAACTCTACAGGATGCACCTCCTTGGTCTTTCCTCATATAGCCCTTCATACTGTCCACTCTCTCTTTGGAAACCAGAACGCAGTAGCCTCTGGCATAAAGAGGGTGCTTGAGTGGAGGTTCCCTGACAAGGTCAAGGATGTGGTAGTGCTTGCCGGTGACGGTGCCACAGTGGACATAGGTCTTGACTGCACCCTTCAGTCCTTTTTCAGACAAGAGAAGATAACCACCATATGCTTTGACAACGAGGTATATGCCAACACAGGTGGTCAAGAGAGCGGTTTGACGATGAAAGGTCATGTCTTTAAAATGGCACCTAAAGGTAAGCAATGGGACAAAGTTCCCATGTGGCAACTTGCCATAGACTCAGGATGCCACTATGTGGCAAGGCTTACCGTGTCCTCTCCCAAAAGGGTAGAAACGGTCATAAAGAAAGCCATATACGTGGCAAGAGAAGTAGGACCCACATATGTGCATCTGTATACTCCTTGTATTCTTGAGATAGGTCTTAACTCTGACGACGGTCTTGACGAGATGAGGCAAAGGGACAAGGAAAGGTTTGCCTTCTTTGAGTATGTTTCTGAGCCTGCAAAAGAGGTCATTGAACGCAAAAAAGAGGAGGGCTTGCTATGA
- a CDS encoding transketolase C-terminal domain-containing protein: MQTSTERVIYNRAGQRVVSPDYLLFEAPRTKHFMTGSEAVKEAVKRASVDASVSYPITPQSEAAHLIGELWVEGYVGVYFRGESEFGVMSEVAGCALAGARTITTTSGPGTLRAFENFPMWAGTRIPVQLVLMARGVNAPLSIQPDNLEVGFLLDTGCMIWYAENAQDLFDMILAGFVVAEQPSVHVPVVTVVDGFFVSHTREAVMLPPDDIALPPYNPYKAPMPVIDAEVPPGRFLRDPFVMKSNYISYATHASWQWEVRSAIERSRPFAKHYLRGLIEEFGDPSAELVFVACGTAAAQSKEAVRLLEEEGIKARVIKLKTIRPFPIEELRQAVKGAKYIFVPEFNVVGWLEREVRRYLYAYSDAEVIGAPRVAGGMTMPAEVIVKEVLKLTGKEVKHVI; encoded by the coding sequence ATGCAAACATCTACCGAGAGAGTTATATACAACAGGGCAGGACAGAGGGTGGTCTCACCTGACTACCTTCTTTTTGAAGCACCCAGAACCAAGCACTTTATGACGGGTTCTGAGGCGGTAAAAGAAGCAGTAAAGAGGGCTTCTGTAGATGCCTCTGTTTCATATCCCATAACTCCCCAATCAGAAGCTGCACACCTTATAGGCGAACTTTGGGTTGAGGGCTATGTGGGTGTATACTTTAGAGGTGAGTCTGAGTTTGGCGTTATGTCTGAGGTGGCAGGGTGTGCTTTGGCAGGTGCAAGGACTATAACCACTACCTCTGGACCTGGAACTCTTAGGGCTTTTGAAAACTTCCCCATGTGGGCGGGGACAAGGATACCAGTGCAACTTGTCTTGATGGCAAGGGGTGTAAACGCACCACTTTCTATACAGCCTGACAACCTTGAAGTGGGCTTTTTGCTTGATACTGGTTGTATGATATGGTATGCGGAGAACGCACAAGACCTTTTTGATATGATATTGGCTGGTTTTGTGGTGGCGGAGCAACCTTCTGTGCATGTTCCTGTTGTAACGGTTGTGGACGGCTTTTTTGTCTCTCATACCCGTGAAGCAGTTATGCTCCCACCAGATGACATAGCCCTTCCACCCTATAACCCATACAAGGCACCCATGCCCGTCATAGACGCAGAAGTGCCACCGGGAAGATTTCTAAGAGACCCCTTTGTAATGAAGTCTAACTATATATCCTACGCAACCCATGCCAGCTGGCAGTGGGAAGTGAGGTCTGCTATTGAAAGGTCAAGACCCTTTGCTAAGCACTACCTTAGAGGTCTTATAGAGGAGTTTGGAGACCCATCTGCGGAGCTTGTCTTTGTGGCTTGTGGCACTGCGGCCGCTCAGTCAAAGGAGGCGGTCAGGCTTCTTGAAGAAGAAGGCATAAAGGCAAGGGTTATCAAGCTAAAAACCATAAGACCCTTCCCCATAGAGGAGCTAAGGCAGGCGGTAAAGGGTGCTAAATACATCTTTGTGCCAGAGTTTAACGTGGTGGGATGGCTTGAAAGAGAAGTAAGAAGATATCTTTACGCATACTCTGACGCAGAGGTTATAGGTGCACCAAGGGTAGCAGGTGGAATGACCATGCCTGCGGAGGTTATAGTCAAAGAAGTTCTTAAACTTACAGGAAAGGAGGTAAAGCATGTCATATAA
- a CDS encoding Uma2 family endonuclease, producing the protein MKTQDKVWTYEDYLSLEEEKRYEIIDGELLEMPAPSVRHQEISGRLYVKLFNHIVESSLGKVLYAPIDVVLSEKDVLQPDLVVVLKENLSIVQERGIFGVPDLVVEIVSASSYKRDTEDKKKLYAGYGVKEYWLVLPELRLIEVLTLQEGEYRAFSFACERGKVCSKVVEGLCVDLEEVFR; encoded by the coding sequence ATGAAAACTCAGGACAAGGTCTGGACTTACGAGGACTACCTTAGCCTTGAGGAAGAAAAAAGGTATGAGATAATTGACGGGGAGCTACTTGAAATGCCAGCACCCAGCGTTAGACATCAAGAGATATCTGGTAGGTTGTATGTGAAACTTTTCAACCATATAGTGGAGAGCTCTCTTGGGAAAGTCCTTTACGCTCCTATAGACGTGGTGCTTTCGGAGAAGGACGTTCTCCAGCCAGACCTTGTGGTGGTGCTTAAGGAGAACTTGTCTATAGTTCAAGAAAGAGGCATCTTTGGTGTTCCAGACCTTGTGGTGGAAATTGTGTCTGCCAGCTCTTACAAAAGGGACACAGAGGACAAAAAGAAACTATACGCAGGCTATGGTGTAAAGGAATACTGGCTTGTGCTTCCAGAGCTAAGGCTCATTGAAGTGCTTACCCTTCAAGAGGGCGAATACAGGGCTTTCTCCTTTGCCTGTGAAAGGGGCAAGGTGTGTTCAAAAGTGGTTGAGGGTTTGTGTGTTGACCTTGAGGAGGTCTTTCGGTGA